From Aspergillus luchuensis IFO 4308 DNA, chromosome 2, nearly complete sequence:
TGTATAAATGCAAGAAGGATATAGAACATACCAGTTGCTCAAGAACGGAAACCCAGAGACCCAAACAGAATATTACAGATTACATGCAGAAACGGTCCGTGGTATACAACATGCGAACTTGAGATGAGTGGATGCGGATGCGACAGGTCTATGTGCTTTTTGCCCGAGGATAAGGTCGAGTTGGTGTGTTCTGAGAGGGCAATGCGTGGTCATGCACGGTGGGAGTTAGGAATAGCTCTCATATGCGTCATCAACCTTGCTGTTATGCTCGTGTAGAGGCCGGGTCGAGAACATGAAAACAGGAATATCACGTGTGGGGTCGGGCCGTCTATGGCCACCAGCCCATTCGCTTGTAACTTTCAACCATGTCTCGTACGGCATCGGCGTCGAAGCGCTCTCGGGATGGCTTCCATCCAGTGGTCGTCTCGAATAGCGTCCCATCCAGACACATGTCTTGGTCCTTCAGTACATCCTTTTCCAGGAATGGGCCAATGGGTCCAGGCCgttcgatcttcttctcttcgagcAAGTCAGCCCATCCCTGTAAGCATTCCTCGTTCATGtcatccacaacatcatcaaggtTCAGCTTCGCGAATTGGGAAGCTAAAGAACCCAAGAAGTCACACTTGAGCTTGAAAACTTCAGACAGGGCCTTTGCGATATCTTCCTGGCGAGTATCGCCGTGGTCGACCACGTTGAATGCAAGGGGCGCTGAACCGTCCGTGGGAGCGTTTGCTCTCCACTCAGCCGCTTTCCACAAGGCGCTGGCTGCGTCCCTGACATATACGGTGTTGATCTTCAGATCCTTAGTGTAAAGAAGCTCCAGATCCTTCTCGAGCTCCAGGTGAACGCGAGCAAGGCATATTCCCATCGCGAAGTAGCCCGAGTCGTATTCTCCGTAGACGTGGGGCAGACGAAGCAAGCAATAGTTGAGACCGGGAATTTTTTGCAGCTCCTCGCtggccttcatcttccacttgGCCAGCTTGTGCCACGGCTGCAGTTTGTCATCTTCCTTACGTGGACTCGAGCCGCCTTTGTAGACGTGAGCGGTTGAGCACTCAACGAAAGAGCGGATACCTCGGCGGGCGACTTCGCGACCCAAGGCGACTGTGAGGGCGTAGCTGCGGACTTCGTAGACGTCATCGGGTTGCGAA
This genomic window contains:
- a CDS encoding NAD-dependent epimerase/dehydratase family protein (COG:E,I;~EggNog:ENOG410PIIP;~InterPro:IPR036291,IPR001509;~PFAM:PF04321,PF01073,PF01370;~go_function: GO:0003824 - catalytic activity [Evidence IEA]), which translates into the protein MADEQTKKPAVLIVGGLGFIGRHLALYLHENNLASEVRLVDKVLPQLAWLAPEFQEACSKDKFVQADASREQHFPRIFDRANGEQFDYVINCGGETRHSQPDDVYEVRSYALTVALGREVARRGIRSFVECSTAHVYKGGSSPRKEDDKLQPWHKLAKWKMKASEELQKIPGLNYCLLRLPHVYGEYDSGYFAMGICLARVHLELEKDLELLYTKDLKINTVYVRDAASALWKAAEWRANAPTDGSAPLAFNVVDHGDTRQEDIAKALSEVFKLKCDFLGSLASQFAKLNLDDVVDDMNEECLQGWADLLEEKKIERPGPIGPFLEKDVLKDQDMCLDGTLFETTTGWKPSRERFDADAVRDMVESYKRMGWWP